A genome region from Mastacembelus armatus chromosome 8, fMasArm1.2, whole genome shotgun sequence includes the following:
- the trap1 gene encoding heat shock protein 75 kDa, mitochondrial isoform X2 — translation MSRCLAVARLAVGASHRVNPRLVSCVRGLSSRTVSARFTGDLQVGQLHKWSSRPRVWNSQRPCLGFSQQSYYSTQEAEKEPEEEPLHTIISDTESVQGDLSKHEFQAETKKLLDIVARSLYSEKEVFIRELISNGSDALEKLRHKLITAGGETAPMEIHLQTNAAKGTFTIQDTGVGMNKEDLVANLGTIARSGSKAFLDALQNQAEASSTIIGQFGVGFYSAFMVADHVDVYSRSAEPGASGYKWSSDGSGVFAIAEASGVQQGTKIVLHLKDECKEFSSEDRVKEVVTKYSNFVSFPIFLNGRRLNTLQALWMMEPKDISDWQHEEFYRYVAQAYDKPRYTLHYRADAPLNIRSIFYVPDMKPSMFDVSREMGSSVALYSRKVLIQTKATDILPKWLRFLRGVVDSEDIPLNLSRELLQESALIRKLRDVLQQRVIRFLLDQSKKEPEKYNKFFEDYGLFMREGIVTTQEQDVKEDIAKLLRFESSALPAGQQTNLMEYASRMKAGTRNIYYLCAPNRHLAEHSPYYEAMKNKDMEVLFCYEQFDELTLLHLREFDKKKLISVETDIVVDHYKEEKFEDSKPASERLTQEQADDLMAWMKNALGPRVANIKLTPRLDTHPAMITVLEMGAARHFLRTQQLARTAEERAQILQPTLEINAGHDLIKKLHALKDTNSELAGLLLEQIYDNAMIAAGLNDDPRPMISRLNDLLTKALEKH, via the exons ATGTCCCGCTGTCTCGCTGTGGCTCGGTTGGCGGTCGGTGCCTCTCACAGAGTCAACCCACGGTTGGTGTCGTGTGTGCGGGGGCTGAGCAGCCGAACTGTTTCAGCCCGTTTCACTGGAG ACCTGCAGGTTGGACAGCTGCACAAGTGGAGCAGTCGGCCCAGAGTGTGGAACTCGCAGCGCCCCTGCCTCGGCTTCAGCCAGCAGTCTTACTACAGCACCCAGGAGGCTGAGAAAGAGCCAGAGGAGGAGCCCCTGCACACCATAATCAGTGACACAGAGTCTGTGCAAG GTGACTTGTCCAAACATGAATTTCAGGCTGAAACAAAAAAGCTGCTGGACATTGTTGCCAGGTCTCTATACTCAGAGAAAGAG GTGTTCATCAGGGAGCTTATCTCCAACGGCAGTGACGCTCTTGAGAAACTGCGTCACAAACTGATCACAGCAGGAGGTGAAACAGCTCCTATGGAGATTCACCTGCAGACCAACGCTGCCAAGGGCACCTTCACCATCCAG GACACAGGTGTAGGGATGAACAAAGAGGACCTGGTGGCCAACCTGGGGACCATCGCCCGCTCTGGTTCAAAG GCATTTTTGGATGCCCTGCAGAACCAGGCAGAGGCCAGCAGCACCATCATTGGTCAGTTCGGGGTTGGGTTCTACTCTGCCTTCATGGTGGCTGACCACGTGGATGTCTACTCCCGTTCTGCCGAGCCCGGTGCATCTGGATACAAATGGTCCTCAGACGG CTCTGGTGTTTTTGCGATCGCTGAGGCCAGTGGTGTTCAGCAGGGAACAAAGATTGTGCTGCATCTCAAAGACGAGTGCAAAGAGTTCTCCTCCGAGGACAGGGTTAAAG AGGTCGTAACAAAGTACAGTAACTTTGTGAGCTTTCCCATCTTCCTGAATGGACGGCGGCTCAACACTCTGCAG GCCTTGTGGATGATGGAGCCAAAGGACATCAGTGACTGGCAGCATGAGGAGTTCTACCGCTATGTCGCCCAGGCCTACGATAAGCCCCGTTACACACTGCACTACCGCGCCGACGCCCCGCTCAACATTCGCAGCATCTTCTACGTCCCTGACATG AAGCCAAGCATGTTCGATGTGAGCAGGGAGATGGGCTCCAGTGTGGCTCTATACAGCAGGAAAGTCCTGATCCAGACCAAAGCCACTGACATCCTGCCCAAATGGCTGCGCTTCCTGCGAG gcgtAGTGGATAGTGAGGATATCCCCTTGAATCTAAGCAGAGAGCTGCTACAGGAGAGCGCCCTCATCAG GAAGCTTCGTGACGTTTTGCAGCAGAGGGTGATCCGCTTCCTGCTGGACCAGAGCAAGAAAGAACCAGAGAAGTACAACAAGTTCTTTGAGGACTATGGCCTCTTCATGAGGGAAGGCATTGTCACCACCCAGGAACAAGATGTCAAG GAGGATATTGCGAAGCTGCTGCGGTTCGAGTCTTCCGCTCTGCCAGCAGGCCAGCAGACCAATCTGATGGAGTATGCCTCCCGCATGAAGGCTGGCACACGCAACATCTACTACCTGTGTGCACCAAACCGCCATCTTGCAGAGCACTCTCCCTACTATGAAGccatgaaaaacaaagacatggag gtgctGTTCTGCTACGAGCAGTTTGACGAGCTCACCCTACTCCACCTCCGAGAGTTTGACAAGAAGAAGCTGATCTCAGTGGAGACGGACATTGTGGTTGATCACTACAAGGAGGAGAAGTTTGAGGACAGCAAACCTG CATCTGAGCGTCTGACACAGGAGCAGGCTGATGACCTGATGGCCTGGATGAAAAACGCTCTGGGTCCCCGAGTAGCCAACATAAAG CTGACTCCTCGCCTGGACACCCACCCCGCCATGATCACTGTGCTGGAAATGGGTGCAGCGCGCCACTTTCTCCGTACCCAGCAGTTGGCCCGCACTGCTGAGGAGAGAGCTCAGATTCTGCAGCCCACACTAGAGATCAACGCAGG GCACGACCTGATCAAGAAGTTGCATGCACTGAAGGACACAAACTCTGAGCTGGCTGGTCTGCTACTGGAACAG ATCTACGACAACGCCATGATCGCAGCAGGCCTGAATGATGATCCCCGACCAATGATTTCCCGCCTGAACGATCTGCTGACTAAAGCTCTGGAGAAGCACTGA
- the trap1 gene encoding heat shock protein 75 kDa, mitochondrial isoform X1, producing the protein MSRCLAVARLAVGASHRVNPRLVSCVRGLSSRTVSARFTGADLQVGQLHKWSSRPRVWNSQRPCLGFSQQSYYSTQEAEKEPEEEPLHTIISDTESVQGDLSKHEFQAETKKLLDIVARSLYSEKEVFIRELISNGSDALEKLRHKLITAGGETAPMEIHLQTNAAKGTFTIQDTGVGMNKEDLVANLGTIARSGSKAFLDALQNQAEASSTIIGQFGVGFYSAFMVADHVDVYSRSAEPGASGYKWSSDGSGVFAIAEASGVQQGTKIVLHLKDECKEFSSEDRVKEVVTKYSNFVSFPIFLNGRRLNTLQALWMMEPKDISDWQHEEFYRYVAQAYDKPRYTLHYRADAPLNIRSIFYVPDMKPSMFDVSREMGSSVALYSRKVLIQTKATDILPKWLRFLRGVVDSEDIPLNLSRELLQESALIRKLRDVLQQRVIRFLLDQSKKEPEKYNKFFEDYGLFMREGIVTTQEQDVKEDIAKLLRFESSALPAGQQTNLMEYASRMKAGTRNIYYLCAPNRHLAEHSPYYEAMKNKDMEVLFCYEQFDELTLLHLREFDKKKLISVETDIVVDHYKEEKFEDSKPASERLTQEQADDLMAWMKNALGPRVANIKLTPRLDTHPAMITVLEMGAARHFLRTQQLARTAEERAQILQPTLEINAGHDLIKKLHALKDTNSELAGLLLEQIYDNAMIAAGLNDDPRPMISRLNDLLTKALEKH; encoded by the exons ATGTCCCGCTGTCTCGCTGTGGCTCGGTTGGCGGTCGGTGCCTCTCACAGAGTCAACCCACGGTTGGTGTCGTGTGTGCGGGGGCTGAGCAGCCGAACTGTTTCAGCCCGTTTCACTGGAG CAGACCTGCAGGTTGGACAGCTGCACAAGTGGAGCAGTCGGCCCAGAGTGTGGAACTCGCAGCGCCCCTGCCTCGGCTTCAGCCAGCAGTCTTACTACAGCACCCAGGAGGCTGAGAAAGAGCCAGAGGAGGAGCCCCTGCACACCATAATCAGTGACACAGAGTCTGTGCAAG GTGACTTGTCCAAACATGAATTTCAGGCTGAAACAAAAAAGCTGCTGGACATTGTTGCCAGGTCTCTATACTCAGAGAAAGAG GTGTTCATCAGGGAGCTTATCTCCAACGGCAGTGACGCTCTTGAGAAACTGCGTCACAAACTGATCACAGCAGGAGGTGAAACAGCTCCTATGGAGATTCACCTGCAGACCAACGCTGCCAAGGGCACCTTCACCATCCAG GACACAGGTGTAGGGATGAACAAAGAGGACCTGGTGGCCAACCTGGGGACCATCGCCCGCTCTGGTTCAAAG GCATTTTTGGATGCCCTGCAGAACCAGGCAGAGGCCAGCAGCACCATCATTGGTCAGTTCGGGGTTGGGTTCTACTCTGCCTTCATGGTGGCTGACCACGTGGATGTCTACTCCCGTTCTGCCGAGCCCGGTGCATCTGGATACAAATGGTCCTCAGACGG CTCTGGTGTTTTTGCGATCGCTGAGGCCAGTGGTGTTCAGCAGGGAACAAAGATTGTGCTGCATCTCAAAGACGAGTGCAAAGAGTTCTCCTCCGAGGACAGGGTTAAAG AGGTCGTAACAAAGTACAGTAACTTTGTGAGCTTTCCCATCTTCCTGAATGGACGGCGGCTCAACACTCTGCAG GCCTTGTGGATGATGGAGCCAAAGGACATCAGTGACTGGCAGCATGAGGAGTTCTACCGCTATGTCGCCCAGGCCTACGATAAGCCCCGTTACACACTGCACTACCGCGCCGACGCCCCGCTCAACATTCGCAGCATCTTCTACGTCCCTGACATG AAGCCAAGCATGTTCGATGTGAGCAGGGAGATGGGCTCCAGTGTGGCTCTATACAGCAGGAAAGTCCTGATCCAGACCAAAGCCACTGACATCCTGCCCAAATGGCTGCGCTTCCTGCGAG gcgtAGTGGATAGTGAGGATATCCCCTTGAATCTAAGCAGAGAGCTGCTACAGGAGAGCGCCCTCATCAG GAAGCTTCGTGACGTTTTGCAGCAGAGGGTGATCCGCTTCCTGCTGGACCAGAGCAAGAAAGAACCAGAGAAGTACAACAAGTTCTTTGAGGACTATGGCCTCTTCATGAGGGAAGGCATTGTCACCACCCAGGAACAAGATGTCAAG GAGGATATTGCGAAGCTGCTGCGGTTCGAGTCTTCCGCTCTGCCAGCAGGCCAGCAGACCAATCTGATGGAGTATGCCTCCCGCATGAAGGCTGGCACACGCAACATCTACTACCTGTGTGCACCAAACCGCCATCTTGCAGAGCACTCTCCCTACTATGAAGccatgaaaaacaaagacatggag gtgctGTTCTGCTACGAGCAGTTTGACGAGCTCACCCTACTCCACCTCCGAGAGTTTGACAAGAAGAAGCTGATCTCAGTGGAGACGGACATTGTGGTTGATCACTACAAGGAGGAGAAGTTTGAGGACAGCAAACCTG CATCTGAGCGTCTGACACAGGAGCAGGCTGATGACCTGATGGCCTGGATGAAAAACGCTCTGGGTCCCCGAGTAGCCAACATAAAG CTGACTCCTCGCCTGGACACCCACCCCGCCATGATCACTGTGCTGGAAATGGGTGCAGCGCGCCACTTTCTCCGTACCCAGCAGTTGGCCCGCACTGCTGAGGAGAGAGCTCAGATTCTGCAGCCCACACTAGAGATCAACGCAGG GCACGACCTGATCAAGAAGTTGCATGCACTGAAGGACACAAACTCTGAGCTGGCTGGTCTGCTACTGGAACAG ATCTACGACAACGCCATGATCGCAGCAGGCCTGAATGATGATCCCCGACCAATGATTTCCCGCCTGAACGATCTGCTGACTAAAGCTCTGGAGAAGCACTGA
- the LOC113140734 gene encoding MAPK regulated corepressor interacting protein 2-like isoform X1 gives MMYTITRGPSKLVTQRRTGPTQQLDNKINDFKHKQTPWNIPDLPATKIVFNRLNGKKYHHAAPALPADNQQEESFTPAHEENIKFVYEAWQEVVQQEQELSQRPEEAQGPVHYKESTPSPHMNNFVPIDLDEWWAQRFLANIDKLS, from the exons ATGATGTACACAATTACAAGAGGTCCCAGCAAACTGGTCACTCAGCGACGCACCG gGCCTACACAGCAGCTGGACAACAAAATAAACGACTTCAAGCACAAACAGACGCCCTGGAACATACCCGA CCTCCCTGCAACCAAGATCGTTTTCAACCGCCTGAATGGAAAGAAGTACCATCACGCTGCTCCGGCTCTCCCTGCAGACAACCAACAGGAGGAGAGTTTCACCCCCGCACACGAGGAAAACATCAAGTTTGTCTATGAGG CCTGGCAGGAAGTGgtgcagcaggagcaggagctcAGTCAGAGACCAGAGGAGGCTCAGGGACCAGTCCACTATAAAGAATCTACTCCAAGCCCACACATGAACA ACTTCGTGCCCATTGACCTGGATGAATGGTGGGCACAGCGCTTTCTAGCCAACATAGACAAACTATCCTGA
- the LOC113140734 gene encoding MAPK regulated corepressor interacting protein 2-like isoform X2: MMYTITRGPSKLVTQRRTGPTQQLDNKINDFKHKQTPWNIPDLPATKIVFNRLNGKKYHHAAPALPADNQQEESFTPAHEENIKFVYEGKKPGRKWCSRSRSSVRDQRRLRDQSTIKNLLQAHT, from the exons ATGATGTACACAATTACAAGAGGTCCCAGCAAACTGGTCACTCAGCGACGCACCG gGCCTACACAGCAGCTGGACAACAAAATAAACGACTTCAAGCACAAACAGACGCCCTGGAACATACCCGA CCTCCCTGCAACCAAGATCGTTTTCAACCGCCTGAATGGAAAGAAGTACCATCACGCTGCTCCGGCTCTCCCTGCAGACAACCAACAGGAGGAGAGTTTCACCCCCGCACACGAGGAAAACATCAAGTTTGTCTATGAGGGTAAGAAA CCTGGCAGGAAGTGgtgcagcaggagcaggagctcAGTCAGAGACCAGAGGAGGCTCAGGGACCAGTCCACTATAAAGAATCTACTCCAAGCCCACACATGA